One genomic window of Gemmatimonadales bacterium includes the following:
- the selD gene encoding selenide, water dikinase SelD produces MTSQPPNQRDRIRLTSYSHGAGUACKLGPAELAQVLRFVPSVPPGTDPAVLVDASGRDDAAVVRIADDRALILTTDFFTPIVDDPFTFGRIAAANALSDVYAMGGRPLWCLNVVGWPRDRLPLDALGEVLRGGAETVARAGARILGGHSIDDPEPKYGLMVVGEVHPDRVTTNAQARPGDALVLTKPIGTGIVTTAIKRGDAPEDAVRAAVESMTALNDGAAAAAAAAGVRAATDVTGFGLLGHLASMLLASGAAAELRAGDVPRLAGTRRLAEQGHVPGGTRRNLAAANEATSWDPALDEVERLVLADAQTSGGLLLAVRQEALPRLLELLLAQRTLAAAEIGTVVAGPAGAIRVQAGSATRNPK; encoded by the coding sequence ATGACCAGCCAGCCCCCGAACCAGCGCGACCGCATCCGGCTCACCAGCTACTCCCACGGCGCGGGTTGAGCCTGCAAACTCGGCCCCGCTGAGCTGGCGCAGGTCCTGCGCTTCGTGCCGTCCGTCCCCCCGGGGACCGACCCGGCCGTGCTGGTGGATGCCAGCGGCCGGGACGACGCGGCCGTCGTGCGGATCGCGGACGACCGCGCGCTCATCCTCACCACCGATTTCTTCACGCCGATCGTGGACGACCCGTTCACGTTCGGCCGGATCGCCGCGGCCAACGCCCTGTCGGACGTATACGCCATGGGCGGCCGACCGCTGTGGTGCCTGAACGTCGTGGGCTGGCCGCGTGACCGGCTGCCGCTCGATGCCCTCGGCGAGGTCCTGCGGGGCGGCGCCGAGACGGTGGCGCGGGCTGGAGCGCGCATACTGGGCGGCCATTCCATCGACGATCCGGAGCCCAAGTACGGACTGATGGTAGTGGGCGAGGTTCATCCCGACCGCGTCACCACCAACGCCCAGGCGCGGCCCGGCGACGCACTCGTGCTCACCAAGCCCATCGGAACCGGCATCGTGACCACCGCGATCAAGCGGGGCGACGCACCGGAGGACGCCGTGCGCGCCGCCGTCGAGTCCATGACCGCGCTCAACGACGGGGCCGCGGCCGCGGCGGCGGCGGCGGGCGTGCGCGCGGCAACCGACGTGACGGGCTTCGGCCTGCTGGGCCATCTCGCCTCGATGCTGCTCGCCAGTGGCGCCGCGGCCGAGCTGCGGGCCGGCGACGTGCCGCGGCTCGCCGGAACCCGGCGGCTCGCCGAGCAGGGACACGTGCCCGGCGGCACCCGCCGCAATCTCGCCGCCGCCAATGAAGCGACGTCCTGGGACCCGGCCCTCGACGAAGTCGAGCGACTCGTGTTGGCCGACGCCCAGACCTCGGGGGGGCTGCTGTTGGCGGTGCGCCAGGAGGCACTCCCCCGTCTGCTCGAGCTCCTCCTCGCCCAGCGGACGCTGGCCGCAGCCGAGATAGGCACGGTCGTCGCCGGCCCCGCCGGAGCTATCAGGGTCCAGGCCGGCAGCGCGACCCGTAATCCAAAGTGA
- a CDS encoding radical SAM protein has product MDRVGSLPPPGRPGGTFLWEGIINGPVRSRRLGVSLGLNLVPLHSKLCSFDCPYCECGFNTPKAPGSRWPSPDLVADALRKTLERMGEPPDRVTFAGNGEPTMHPRFAQVVERVLEVRDHVAPAVKVVVMSNGLSCGKPAVRGALDRVDERVMKLDPGPPALVNGVAYDRGQLVEDLRALADVTVQALVVEGPGYDGASEESVEEWLVALARLQPKAVQLYSIARPPADPRVRPVARARLEAIAARARRVISGSVEVF; this is encoded by the coding sequence ATGGATCGCGTCGGCTCCCTTCCCCCTCCCGGCAGGCCCGGAGGCACGTTCCTGTGGGAGGGGATCATCAACGGGCCGGTGCGCTCGAGGCGGCTCGGGGTCAGCCTCGGCCTGAACCTCGTTCCCCTGCACTCCAAGCTCTGCAGCTTCGACTGCCCGTACTGCGAATGCGGCTTCAATACCCCCAAGGCGCCGGGCTCACGCTGGCCGTCGCCGGACCTGGTCGCGGACGCGCTGCGCAAGACGCTGGAGCGGATGGGCGAGCCCCCGGACCGGGTGACCTTCGCCGGCAACGGCGAGCCGACGATGCATCCCCGCTTCGCCCAGGTGGTCGAGCGCGTGCTGGAGGTGCGCGACCACGTCGCGCCTGCCGTGAAGGTCGTCGTGATGTCGAACGGGCTGTCGTGCGGCAAGCCGGCCGTGCGCGGGGCCCTCGATCGCGTCGACGAGCGGGTGATGAAGCTGGATCCCGGGCCGCCGGCGCTCGTCAACGGCGTGGCCTACGACCGGGGGCAGCTCGTCGAGGATCTCCGGGCCCTGGCGGACGTGACCGTCCAGGCACTCGTGGTGGAAGGCCCGGGCTACGACGGGGCCTCGGAGGAGTCGGTCGAGGAGTGGCTGGTCGCGCTGGCCCGGCTGCAGCCGAAGGCGGTACAGCTCTACTCGATCGCGCGGCCGCCGGCGGACCCACGCGTACGCCCCGTCGCGCGCGCACGGCTCGAGGCGATCGCGGCGCGCGCGCGGCGGGTCATCTCCGGGAGTGTCGAGGTCTTCTAG
- a CDS encoding DUF4332 domain-containing protein — translation MNARQAPFVVAAAAALVGLAIGLALRGVEPAATWLYHAAWYPTIAAMAAMIARREGRDPLTANPLHALSLFAWSAVFWFFFELLNWRLDDWYYVNVPDGRLARWMGISLAFATVLPAIFLAARTLESWGVIRSVRVPAMRVSLTGLRLTSLAGLVFLVLPLVWPRYFFPLIWGATTLLAEPALYRREPRWSLIADLERGELGRILRLLAGGALIGLMWELYNSIARSRWIYTVPGLENLKLFEMPLLGFLGFPVFALECWSVFHLLACFGISTPEAATARPVRLRLKVGTAVAGVAFAVLVLAGMEHFTISSITPRLLDVPGLPASAAFRLGASGRSPFDLAREPANQVARETDASLDEALRWIQAARLVTLRGIGTDNARRLSEIGVPDVPTLALQDPDTLVARLRARSGDPPPRAPTPAQARVWVKAARAALDRSG, via the coding sequence ATGAACGCCCGCCAGGCGCCGTTCGTCGTGGCGGCCGCCGCGGCGCTGGTCGGCCTCGCCATCGGGCTCGCGCTGCGCGGGGTCGAGCCCGCCGCGACCTGGCTCTACCACGCCGCCTGGTATCCGACCATCGCGGCGATGGCGGCGATGATCGCGCGCCGCGAGGGCCGGGATCCGCTCACGGCCAACCCCTTGCACGCCCTCTCTCTGTTCGCGTGGTCGGCGGTGTTCTGGTTCTTCTTCGAGCTGCTGAACTGGCGTCTCGACGACTGGTACTACGTGAACGTCCCGGACGGGCGGCTGGCGCGCTGGATGGGCATCTCGCTCGCCTTCGCCACCGTGCTCCCCGCCATCTTCCTCGCCGCCCGCACCCTGGAGTCGTGGGGGGTGATCCGGAGCGTCCGCGTGCCGGCGATGCGCGTCTCCCTGACGGGACTCCGCCTCACGTCGCTCGCGGGGTTGGTCTTTCTGGTGCTGCCGCTGGTGTGGCCGCGCTACTTCTTCCCCCTGATCTGGGGTGCGACGACGCTCCTGGCCGAGCCGGCGCTGTACCGCCGGGAGCCACGCTGGTCCCTGATCGCCGACCTCGAGCGCGGCGAGCTGGGACGCATCCTCCGCCTGCTGGCCGGGGGAGCGCTCATCGGGCTGATGTGGGAGCTGTACAACTCCATCGCCCGCAGCCGGTGGATCTACACGGTGCCGGGGCTGGAGAATCTCAAGCTCTTCGAGATGCCGCTGCTCGGCTTCCTCGGCTTCCCCGTGTTCGCCCTGGAATGCTGGTCGGTGTTCCACCTCCTGGCCTGCTTCGGCATCTCCACGCCCGAGGCGGCCACGGCTCGGCCGGTCCGCCTGCGCCTCAAGGTCGGCACGGCGGTGGCGGGCGTGGCGTTCGCCGTGCTCGTGCTCGCGGGCATGGAGCACTTCACCATCAGCAGCATCACCCCTCGTCTGCTCGACGTCCCGGGACTGCCGGCATCCGCCGCCTTCCGCCTCGGCGCCTCGGGAAGATCCCCGTTCGACCTGGCGCGGGAGCCGGCCAACCAGGTTGCCCGCGAGACCGACGCCAGCCTGGACGAAGCGCTGCGCTGGATACAGGCGGCGCGCCTCGTGACGCTGCGCGGCATCGGGACCGACAACGCCCGACGCCTGTCCGAGATCGGCGTGCCGGACGTGCCCACGCTGGCCCTCCAGGATCCGGACACCCTGGTGGCGCGTCTCAGGGCCCGGTCCGGGGATCCCCCGCCGCGCGCGCCCACGCCCGCCCAGGCACGGGTATGGGTCAAGGCGGCGCGGGCGGCGCTCGACCGGTCGGGATGA
- a CDS encoding D-aminoacylase: MGTRLLLAGVCAAVVLAASPSRLHRRADFDVLLAGGTVVDGSGSPGRAADVGVVGDRIAAIGDLRGRSAARVIDASGLVVAPGFIDMLGQSEETILVDPRGVSKVTQGITTEVTGEGVSAAPANAATVRRDSATYASWGLVVDWHDLDGYFRRLERSGTPINLATFVGATQVREYVIGYARRAPTRAELVRMEALVDTAMRQGALGVSTSLGYAPAVYASTAELVALARVAARYHGVYATHIRSLTEAFRIGQEAGVPVEVWHLKLVGRANWGRMPALLGRFQALRRTGRHVGANSYPYTASATGLDAAVPAWAHAGGDDSLVARLRVPAIRARLKREMEARESTRDGDEIFAAGNGGLSDVLVLGVLDSTLRRYEGRRITDIARDEGKDQYDVLFDLLIADHARTGAAFFSMSESDVSAAVEAPWVGVGSDFGAVAPDGPLKMRRVHPRAYGTFPRILGHYVREEHALTLETAIRKMTAVAASRMGLRQRGLLTEGYFADITVFDPATVADRATFEDPHQPSVGIRYVMVNGHLTMDDGHLTGERPGRALRGPGWRAP; this comes from the coding sequence ATGGGCACGCGCCTGCTGCTCGCCGGGGTCTGCGCCGCCGTGGTCCTGGCGGCGTCGCCCTCGCGGCTGCACCGGAGAGCCGACTTCGACGTGCTGCTGGCGGGCGGCACGGTGGTGGACGGCAGCGGGTCTCCGGGGCGCGCCGCCGACGTCGGCGTCGTCGGGGACCGCATCGCCGCCATCGGCGACCTGAGGGGCCGTAGCGCGGCGCGCGTCATCGACGCGTCGGGATTGGTGGTCGCTCCGGGATTCATCGACATGCTCGGCCAGTCGGAGGAGACCATCCTCGTCGATCCGCGCGGCGTGAGCAAGGTGACGCAGGGCATCACCACCGAGGTCACCGGCGAGGGCGTCTCCGCCGCGCCGGCGAACGCCGCCACCGTGCGGCGGGACAGCGCCACGTACGCTTCCTGGGGACTGGTCGTGGACTGGCACGACCTGGACGGCTATTTCCGCCGTCTCGAGCGCTCCGGGACGCCGATCAACCTCGCGACCTTCGTCGGCGCGACGCAGGTCCGGGAGTACGTGATCGGGTACGCGCGCCGCGCGCCGACCCGCGCCGAGCTCGTGCGGATGGAGGCGCTGGTCGATACCGCGATGCGGCAGGGGGCGCTCGGCGTATCCACGTCCCTCGGCTATGCGCCGGCCGTGTATGCGAGCACCGCCGAGCTGGTGGCGCTCGCCCGCGTGGCCGCACGCTACCACGGCGTGTACGCCACGCACATCCGCTCGCTCACCGAGGCGTTCCGCATCGGCCAGGAAGCCGGCGTGCCCGTGGAAGTGTGGCACCTCAAGCTCGTGGGACGCGCCAACTGGGGCCGGATGCCGGCACTGCTCGGCCGCTTCCAGGCGCTGCGACGCACGGGCCGGCACGTCGGCGCGAACAGCTATCCCTATACCGCGTCGGCCACCGGACTCGATGCCGCCGTACCCGCGTGGGCGCACGCCGGCGGCGACGATTCGCTCGTCGCGCGGCTGCGGGTTCCCGCCATCCGTGCCCGCCTCAAGCGGGAGATGGAGGCCCGCGAGTCCACGCGTGACGGGGACGAGATCTTCGCTGCCGGGAACGGCGGACTGTCGGACGTGCTGGTGCTCGGCGTGCTGGACTCGACGCTGCGTCGCTACGAGGGGCGCCGGATCACCGACATCGCGCGCGACGAGGGGAAGGACCAGTACGACGTGTTGTTCGACCTCCTCATCGCCGATCACGCGAGAACCGGGGCGGCGTTCTTCTCCATGAGCGAGTCCGACGTCAGCGCCGCCGTCGAGGCGCCGTGGGTGGGGGTCGGGTCGGACTTCGGCGCGGTCGCGCCCGACGGCCCGCTGAAGATGCGCCGCGTGCATCCGCGCGCGTACGGGACGTTTCCGCGGATCCTCGGCCACTACGTGCGCGAAGAGCACGCCCTCACCCTCGAAACCGCGATCCGGAAGATGACGGCCGTGGCGGCCTCCCGCATGGGCCTGCGGCAGCGGGGCCTGCTCACGGAGGGCTACTTCGCCGACATCACCGTCTTCGATCCCGCCACCGTCGCGGACCGCGCCACGTTCGAGGACCCGCACCAGCCGTCGGTCGGCATCCGCTACGTCATGGTCAACGGGCACCTCACGATGGACGACGGACACCTGACGGGGGAGCGCCCCGGCCGCGCACTCCGCGGCCCCGGCTGGCGAGCACCGTGA